In the genome of Labrus bergylta chromosome 7, fLabBer1.1, whole genome shotgun sequence, the window GAGAGGTCGGTCACGTTGTCGGTGCACACTGCCAGCTGACCCTAATGTAAAGATGAAAAGGAAGTGCATTCAAACGCATGCTTTACGAATGCAAAAGACGGTaaatcctctgtgtgtgtgtgtgtgtgtgtgtgtgtgtgtgtgtgtgtgtgtgtgtgtgtgtgtgtgtgtgtgtgtgtgtgtgtgtgtgttcagctctTCACACCTGTCCTCCACACAAGCTGATGTTAAAATGGTGGAAGTATTTGGTTCCTTTGGAGGTAAAGCTTGGACCGTTCATCAGAGATCCCACAGATCCGAGGAGGCTGAAGTCATAAGTCAGAGTCAcatttccctctgtgtgtgtgaagtgacaGTCGCTGTAACATAACCTGTGgtcctgggaagaaaaaaaacacagaaatacaggtgtacaaataaaaaaaaaattaaatacaataaataaacaattcatCTCGAGTCTAACAAACCTTGTCGCTCTTGCTGGCTGGTCCGCAGGCCTTGCAGGCGTCTGGGCCCAGTGTGGCATGAGACACCAGGTACGTGTTATGAGGACACTCCGTGCACTGGCTGGTGCTCGTGTCTATGTAATGTCCGGGTGGGCACTGCACACACGCAGAGCTGAAGGGTTGGGCGCTAAGGGCACAAGCCCGGCAGCTGGAGGACACCCCATCGACAGCATTACTCACCGTGATGGAGTAGATTCGTGCCATGTCATTGAGATAGCTGCGTACCTGAGAGCGCGGCCGAGAGAAAAACAGGTACAATGTGAAGTGCAGCAATGATtcagtgtgtgctgataaaaCACATAGAAAAGATACTGTTAGAGCCATAGAGGACAACAGGTTAATATAAAAATTTGCCCATTAgtataattttgtatttatatgtttataattaatagttttttgcttttgaattttagaattaatttacatttttttatatttatcacatattgaaacattgtgtgtttatagtaggtctgtgttttcttcttttcttttagttaATGCGTGATATTTATAAGAGCTTATTTTGTAAActgcaattctttttttttttttgaggaataaatctttttttttgtcactttaaatCTGCCTCCTTTCATCTTTGGAttacttaaaaatgtgtcttttggaAAGTAGCCTATGAGTCAGAAACTTCTAGTCCTGCAAGAAGTGGCAAAAGGATTTTTGTTTGAGTTAAGTTGCCACTACAGATACCAACATCTCCCAGTGGTTTAAACAATAACCATTGCAAATAATTTGATCGCAATCAACTTTATGGTGATTTGGAAAAAGATGCTGTTCTTCCCTCATCTAAAATCTACCTCATTCCTGCAATCAGGTTTATCTGGTTAAAGATTCACCACGATGAAGTAGCAGGCAATCAGACTGGATGCACCGCCCCAAATCTTATCTTCAGTGTCAGCCCGTAACTGAGCACGATAACAAATAACGCAGTAGTCTGTTTGATTTGTGGTTTGGTTTGAGCAACAGCTCATGAAAAGATCCTTTATACAGAACAGAAGGCAGTGTGGAGTATACAGAGTGTGGAGTGAATTTACAAGACAAAAAGGCCGCCCCACTTGTTGTttgagcttttcttttttcagttttacagaAATGCCTTGTACCTTCCTagatttgaattaaaaacaaatgatgaatTTGGGTAATTATTGTCAGATTTTAACATCGCTGTGAATTTATCATACTGTTTAAATTTCATATTTCTCAAAATGTGACAGTCAATTTCCACAGGCACAAGCTCTCCACATTCACTaagacaaaacaatgaaaatgatGTTTTCACATTATCAAAGCCAAATGCCACATTTGGAGGATTCATTCTCTATCCTAAGCACAaagcatttataaaaaaaaaaaagatataaaacaGTTTGTTCACAGTCTTTtgttgctgtctgttttttttttataaagttaatTTGATTTGGACATTTTTGACCAACTGCATCATGGAAtatttgtgaagaaaaaaaaaatcacgaaAGAACTGAAATGAATTATGAATATTAATCAAAGTAggtaaatcatttttattttttttttacctctgaaGGTTGGTTAGTCCTTTGGAAAGCCCACGTGTAAGAAACCGAGGCATTCTGTGTCATGATGTGTGTGAACCTCTGTCGTGCATTTGCTCTCTCCCAGGACTCCACCACCgtggtgctcttcctgttgacgtcctaaaacaacaacagtcactTCATGAACCTCGTCTccatcagaataaaaaaaaccatgTAGCAGCGTCTTTCAGGAGCTTTTCTCACCATCATGAAGTAGAGCTCGCAGTCAGCTTTACACACCgtttcaaattcaaatgtgaTGCGACCAAACTCTGTCCCAGACTGGCTGGAAACAGACATAGGGAGCCTGAGAAGAGAGAACACAGGAActagtcacaacaacaacaaaaaagaaagacacagcGTCACAACCGGAGTGAATTAAACACTTCACCATTTCTTACTTGAAGCCAGGAACATGGATGTTGAGGATGAGGTAATCATTATCTGAGCTTCCTGCTCCACTCTGGATGTGATCACCTGCTACCTCCCAGCCTAAAGggcgagggggaggggggaaaatCCACATTATTCTACTATTTAAGGacatatataggctatattcaTTCACATACACTTTGACAAGATGAACTCAATCAATATTTTAGGAAAAGTTCTACCTCTTTTTGATTAGACGATTGATAGTGCCTTCAAGTCTCTACATTTAGTATgaatgttagcttagcttagcactaGTGGAAACAAGTGGAGACAAATGCTGAGGTGAGATTGGCACCATGAGGTTGCCAGTCAACCAGAAAGTTACTTTACCTATCCATGAAGTAGtttaacataaaacatgctAACCTTTGGAGTTGCTTAAAAGTGGCTTTTATTCAGCTTCAGGCGGAGCCACGCTTTCTAGCTTACATCCTTCTGATAGATAAACTAACCAGCTCTTTGGTTCAGGGTCATATTTACAGTACTTAATGTGAGTACCAACAGTAGTTTTGATCTTTTAAACTGATGTCTGTATTTCACACTATGTTGACTCATTCCTTTAGAAGGAGGAAATACAGGAGGGGgaaaaataaagagagacaAAACTAACTGAACCCACCGTTCATACTGTCACATTTAGAGTTCCCCACATTGAAGCAGGAGGTCTTCATGTTCGCAGGAAGAATATTCCACCATTTAAACTCGTAACCAAGGGTGGGCTCAGTACCTGCAGGACATTGGGTACATGCTGCGGGGATGTACACAATGAAAAAGACAGTTAGAAAATCAACAAAGCTAAAGTAGATGAAAAAAAGCCTTAAAAGAGACATTACGTTTCATCCCATCAGAATAGGTCCCAGGTGGGCAAGGTGAGCAGGTGGCTGTGTCGTTGTTATAGAAACCGGGGTTACAAGGAGGGCAGGGCTCTCGTTCTCCACCAGGAGGCAAAGAGTGGGCTCCAGTCACCCCCTCCAGACAGATCTTTGGTTCAATCCACTTATACATGACCTGcgtctgaaataaaacagaaatgcaaACACAAGGTGATGGAGAGGAACAGAAAGTGATAACAAAGATGGGATGTCTCAGTGTATTTAATCCGGTGCGCTCTTTTCACTCACCTTGCCCTCTTGGTCACATGCTGTATGGATCTGGAAATAGTCCTTCTTGGAACATGGCGGTTTGTCCTTACACATATCAGAACCCTCAGCTAAGAAAAAGTAAGgtcaagacaaaacaaaaaaaaagagtaacaaTCATTCAAGAGCAACTCTACCCAGAACCCCACACCACAGGTactattgttttttaataatgaataactgtaaagaaaacaaaaaatataaaaaaaaataaaaaatcaaggTTTCAATACAACACAAAACTCAAATACAATATAGAACTATTCAGTGTTACTCAATACAGTAAAACATATATAATGTCTTACAAGATGTTAAAGCTATTAAAAAGAATAGAGAATATAAAACACTGTGTGCTCTTGTGAAAAACAGTGTTGGCATGGGACGAGGCTAAACAGCAGTGGGGCAAAGAAAGCATACAAAATGCATAAAGAAGAGAAatgaattaaatatgaaatatgttctgaacacacaaactttctcagtgacatcactaaACAGGACATGCATCCACAGCGTCATATTATAGGAATGTTGAGTGGATATGTAGATGCTTTTTCTCTAATTACAAACAGTTTTATCAGATATCCATCCACATCATTtctcaaatctgaaatgtaaaaaaatgactttcagatTTTTGTAATTCTAAAATGTCAACAGTTACTTTCTGctattgattttgaaaacgaggAAAATGaggaaatgtattcaaataaatTGATATAGATTATACGTCTGCGGATGAGAGAAATACACGAGCATACTActattggcgctatacaaataaatagagATTGACATGCGCTGCATCATCGGCAAAAATCTGTTGCTCCCTGGCAATCACAGCAGCCCTCCACATAGAGCATATTACATGTTTCtactcttgtttgtgtttaagggAGATTACAATTTCTTCATTGAATACTGCTCTGCAGTTTCATTATGTTGTTCAAATGGTTAAACATATTTTGgattatatttatacatatctATCTTTTGCTGTGCATCAGATTGGGTTCCTACCTGCATATTGAGTGGTGGTGTTGCAGGGGGTGCAGGAGCTGGCACCGTGGCCAGAGTATGTGTTGCGAGGACAGGGATCACATGTGGAGGAGCCTGGGTCGTGGCTGAACGTCCCCGGCTTACAAGGAAAACACTCGGACGTGTATGCGACTCCTTGTGGACAAAGTAACAAAAAGGATGGAGAAATCATGAAATCATCAACGATTAAGGAAAAATCAGAAAATAGAATGATATAAATGTTCCTTACCTTCTAtctgaacatttttcaacagAACAGGCTTCACCACTTTGGTCCCCATCATGACTCCACCAGTTCTCCAGTACAAAACGTTAGTGCCAGATTTCAGGTTCACCTAGAACATGCATGATTTCATTATCAACAGGTAAGCTGTGACTGTATGAACACGGACCGTTCAGACGTTACATTTAAGGAGGCATGAAGTAGTTCCATCTTTACATGGAGAATAATGATTCTGAAATAAAGTCGAAAAGCCAAAAACAGTACCTTCTTGCGTGCAAAGATAAAAATTGTCGTGTAAAAAGATTATTTACTTTCTgattcatttaacattttagaaacattaaaatgtacaaagaaatgACATAACCTCTTTATCCtcccaaaaaaacacttatttcaAACACTAACTTCTGCAATAAGGCAGAGAAAATGAACATCCACGCACTGCATCAGCACTCCTCCCATCATTAAAATGAATTGACAATTTTAACACAGTGCTGGAGCTGAAAATATACCCACAAGCTCATTTTACAGAAGTGGCTGGAAAAATACTGGAGACAAAAACAATTGATGTGAGTGAAACCACATTTTCTGTGTACTCCTTACTGTCTTAATGTTCACCTGAGTTCAACACATTCATTTACCCCAACCAAATGATCTGTCCTACTGTGCAGCTGTTGTCTGTATGGAACACTTACTGTATGTGTTGCCCATTCCCCATGATTGGTAAGTTTCAGCCACTTGGCATCAGAAGACTGATCCATCTCCTGACACTGGTCATTCTGGATCTgaatacaaaacaaatgcattcagcttaaactctcagctcttttaaaagacacaatgcaaagattattattgttgttgttgttgttgttgctttccTGTTCAGACATGTCAGTATGCCTGCTATGACAAAAGGCCTACAACAAAAGATTCAAAGAGAAGGTGGAAGCAAATTTtagcattttttatttgacacaaaACTCATTGAAAAGAGTTTTTAAATTCTGGAACATATTATGAATTGCATGATTTATGCACCTGTGTGCCCATTATTTCAGGGCATTTATGATCAGTGAATTGTTTGAGATTTAACACAAGAAGTTCAGAAGGGtaaactaaaaaataaagattaatagATTAGATTTGGATGTACATTGGATGTTGAGATCTAACCTTTTGTAGCTTAATATTACTTGATATTCTTCATTATAAAATATGGATTCTCAGCGGAGGGAATACTTACAGCTGATGAAAACCGGTTTAATTAACGATTAGTTTGAACTGCCTCTCTAGCAAGCTTGGGCAATTACATTCACACAGACTGTTTTCATtgtgttgcactttttttttgccaattatGCATTAAGTTTGTGGGTCAGGAAATCTGACCGACAAACACACCGGGCCTGATTCACCGATTTTCCCCCAAATAGCTGCTTAAATGGctcttttaaatataaaaacatgcaaacagcaTTGACCTTTACAGCACAGTTGGAGGTTCCCTTTTCATATATTTTGTGGATTAGACGGTGTGtctttttgattcatttgcaCTGGTA includes:
- the LOC109982283 gene encoding endosome/lysosome-associated apoptosis and autophagy regulator family member 2-like; translated protein: MRSSARFVASCALFILCALRFIDGAKGQRQCNEADYYYEYTECDSTGSRWRVAIPQRRGACTGLPEPVRGTECTFSCDAGEFLEMSAQECTQCAAGSYSLGSGIRFDQWESMPAGFSSLATSLENSPSGEDRLTCNSSSWVPQGNYLESNRDECTVSLIYAVHLKKQGSVSFEYQYPDNNLLFEFFIQNDQCQEMDQSSDAKWLKLTNHGEWATHTVNLKSGTNVLYWRTGGVMMGTKVVKPVLLKNVQIEGVAYTSECFPCKPGTFSHDPGSSTCDPCPRNTYSGHGASSCTPCNTTTQYAAEGSDMCKDKPPCSKKDYFQIHTACDQEGKTQVMYKWIEPKICLEGVTGAHSLPPGGEREPCPPCNPGFYNNDTATCSPCPPGTYSDGMKPCTQCPAGTEPTLGYEFKWWNILPANMKTSCFNVGNSKCDSMNGWEVAGDHIQSGAGSSDNDYLILNIHVPGFKLPMSVSSQSGTEFGRITFEFETVCKADCELYFMMDVNRKSTTVVESWERANARQRFTHIMTQNASVSYTWAFQRTNQPSEVRSYLNDMARIYSITVSNAVDGVSSSCRACALSAQPFSSACVQCPPGHYIDTSTSQCTECPHNTYLVSHATLGPDACKACGPASKSDKDHRLCYSDCHFTHTEGNVTLTYDFSLLGSVGSLMNGPSFTSKGTKYFHHFNISLCGGQGQLAVCTDNVTDLSVTDTQRGEGSNAVKTFICQSTIIPANGRGFHTALASQSINLADTFLGATVNDTLDGIKASPELYPQTSRKVPDVHFYYRSLEPTSSCESGRSAVVTLRCNLEKSMKGDLSVPSLCPAGTCDGCTFNFLWESSGVCPTCTERDYHQIEGACKGGQQDLLYVWTEPKLCMGGVTLPEKNTLPCEGMEFWVRLGAAMGTFTAVLLVSLTCYFWKKNKRLEYKYSRLVMSANKECEMPGADSCAMMEGENEGDMEDEIVYTKPSLLRKLKAIASKNNGENFEHVQLNSSHSKALIWS